The genomic region CGGCCGGAACCATCAACCAAATGGCCCGAGGTTTGTGCAGCTTCTTCACCAGGTCGGCAAGGCTGGATGCGCCGACGGCCTTGTCGCGGGCTAATTCCTCCACGGTCTTCGGGGACCTGTCGAACACCACGCACTGGTGTCCGCCCCGCAGAAGTCGTCGGACCATATTTGCGCCCATTCTCCCAAGGCCGATCATGCCGAGTTGCATAGCGACTCCTTTGTTGTCATGGGACGTATTGAGTGAATCATGCAGGTTGTAACGGAACGCCCTAAGATATCTTGATTATATCCATCCGGTACAGCGTTGAACTCAGCGGTTTTTCCCACGCAATCCTCCGGAACGGTACGGCAGGAGATGCCGCTCCTGACATCGTCCGGCTCGCGACCTGCGTGCCTCTCTGCGATGGCTAGGCCGCCGCGTGTCTGAAGACATTCCATAAGACTGCAGAAAGGTAAAGTCCGATGCCAAAGGCCGTATGAGTCATCAAGCTTTTCAGCCTAGCTTGCGTCGGATTTGATGTGTTGGCCGAGGCGATACCCAGCCCCAAGGCCGGCTGCACGACACAATATGGAATGAGCACCGTCCCGACACCAAGCAGCAGGGCGGGTGCGAGAGAGGGATGATCGAGCCAACGCCCCGACGTGGGAACGATGAGCATCAGTGCAAAGGCGATGCTGATCAAGAAATGCCCGGCCCAGCCGATTGCACATTCGGCCGGTCTCTTCGCCGCCGAGGCAATGTTTGGATGTGTGAAGGTGCCGGTCGGCATCGCGCTCAGCCAACGTCCGACAAGACAGAAATTGAGCGAGGAAATATGAAAGGCGCGCTGCAAAAACAGGTTCCAGAGATCCATGGTCAGGGCCGCACCGATTCCCACGAACACTGCCCCGACGATGTGCAGGGTGTCGATGGTCATCCCGGGATCTCCTCTGCCTCGCTGCAGAGAGAATATACGGGCATCT from Nitrospira japonica harbors:
- a CDS encoding DUF2938 family protein — protein: MTIDTLHIVGAVFVGIGAALTMDLWNLFLQRAFHISSLNFCLVGRWLSAMPTGTFTHPNIASAAKRPAECAIGWAGHFLISIAFALMLIVPTSGRWLDHPSLAPALLLGVGTVLIPYCVVQPALGLGIASANTSNPTQARLKSLMTHTAFGIGLYLSAVLWNVFRHAAA